Proteins from a genomic interval of Bos mutus isolate GX-2022 chromosome 15, NWIPB_WYAK_1.1, whole genome shotgun sequence:
- the CLP1 gene encoding polyribonucleotide 5'-hydroxyl-kinase Clp1 produces the protein MGEEANDDKKPTTKFELERETELRFEVEASQSVQLELLAGMAEIFGTELTRNKKFTFDAGAKVAVFTWHGCSLQLSGRTEVAYVSKDTPMLLYLNTHTALEQMRRQAEKEEERGPRVMVVGPTDVGKSTVCRLLLNYAVRLGRRPTYVELDVGQGSVSIPGTMGALYIERPADVEEGFSIQAPLVYHFGSTTPGTNIKLYNKITSRLADVFNQRCEVNRRASVSGCVINTCGWVKGSGYQALVHAASAFEVDVVVVLDQERLYNELKRDLPHFVRTVLLPKSGGVVERSKDFRRECRDERIREYFYGFRGCFYPHAFNVKFSDVKIYKVGAPTIPDSCLPLGMSQEDNQLKLVPVTPGRDMVHHLLSVSTAEGTEENLSETSVAGFIVVTSVDLEHQVFTVLSPAPRPLPKNFLLIMDIRFMDLK, from the exons ATGGGAGAGGAGGCCAATGATGACAAGAAGCCAACAACTAAATTTGAACTGGAGCGGGAGACAGAGCTTCGCTTTGAGGTGGAGGCGTCGCAGTCAGTTCAGTTGGAGCTGCTGGCTGGCATGGCAGAAATCTTCGGCACAGAGCTGACCCGAAACAAGAAGTTCACCTTTGATGCCGGCGCCAAGGTGGCTGTCTTCACTTGGCACGGCTGTTCGCTGCAGCTCAGTGGCCGCACCGAGGTGGCTTACGTCTCCAAGGATACCCCGATGTTGCTTTATCTCAACACGCATACGGCCTTGGAGCAGATGcggaggcaggcagagaaggaggaggagcgaGGCCCCCGGGTGATGGTCGTGGGCCCCACGGACGTGGGCAAGTCCACCGTGTGCCGTCTGCTGCTCAACTACGCGGTGCGTTTGGGCCGCCGGCCCACGTACGTGGAGCTGGATGTGGGCCAGGGCTCTGTGTCCATCCCCGGCACCATGGGGGCCCTGTACATTGAGCGGCCAGCGGACGTTGAGGAGGGGTTCTCCATCCAGGCCCCGCTGGTGTACCACTTCGGCTCCACCACGCCTGGCACCAACATCAAGCTTTATAATAAG ATTACATCTCGTTTAGCCGATGTGTTCAACCAGAGGTGTGAAGTGAACCGCAGGGCCTCGGTGAGCGGCTGTGTCATTAACACCTGTGGCTGGGTCAAGGGCTCTGGTTACCAGGCCCTGGTCCATGCAGCCTCAGCCTTTGAGGTGGATGTCGTTGTGGTTCTGGATCAAGAACGGCTGTACAACGAACTGAAACGGGACCTGCCTCACTTCGTCCGCACGGTGCTGCTCCCCAAGTCAGGGGGTGTGGTGGAGCGCTCCAAGGACTTCCGGCGGGAATGCCGGGATGAGCGCATCCGTGAGTATTTCTATGGGTTCCGGGGCTGTTTCTATCCCCATGCCTTCAACGTCAAATTTTCAGATGTGAAAATCTACAAAGTCGGGGCACCCACCATCCCAGACTCTTGCCTGCCTCTGGGCATGTCTCAGGAAGACAATCAGCTCAAGCTGGTGCCTGTCACCCCCGGCCGAGATATGGTGCACCACCTGCTGAGCGTCAGCACGGCGGAGGGCACGGAGGAGAACCTCTCCGAGACCAGCGTGGCGGGCTTCATCGTGGTGACCAGTGTGGACCTGGAGCACCAGGTGTTCACCGTTCTCTCTCCGGCCCCCCGCCCGCTGCCCAAGAACTTCCTTCTCATCATGGATATCCGGTTCATGGATCTTAAGTAG